A single genomic interval of Granulicella tundricola MP5ACTX9 harbors:
- a CDS encoding class I SAM-dependent methyltransferase: MTNEPNFDLLARPYRWLEYLTLGPLLQKTRLHHLPALKDCIRALILGDGDGRFTAALLAQNLRLQADAVDLSPAMLALLRKRAQPFAARLTTHQQNVLTLTPTAAPDLVVTHFLLDCLTQPELDSLVLRLVPTLQPGALWLVSDFRIPPGLLHWPARLYIRALYLAFRVLTNLRPTQLPDFAQAFQSAGLHRIAQHHRLFGLLTTELWTQP; this comes from the coding sequence ATGACGAACGAGCCGAACTTCGACCTCCTCGCCCGCCCCTACCGCTGGCTGGAGTACCTCACGCTGGGACCGCTCCTCCAGAAGACCCGCCTGCACCATCTTCCGGCTCTCAAAGACTGCATCCGCGCCCTGATCCTCGGTGACGGCGACGGACGCTTCACCGCCGCGCTTCTGGCCCAGAACCTCCGCTTACAGGCTGATGCGGTCGATCTCAGCCCCGCCATGCTTGCGCTCCTCCGTAAACGCGCCCAACCCTTCGCCGCCCGCCTGACCACCCACCAGCAGAACGTCCTGACCCTCACCCCCACCGCCGCACCAGATCTCGTCGTCACGCACTTCCTGCTCGACTGCCTCACCCAGCCCGAACTCGACTCGCTCGTCCTCCGCCTCGTCCCCACCCTGCAACCCGGAGCCCTCTGGCTGGTCTCCGACTTCCGCATCCCACCCGGCCTCCTGCACTGGCCCGCCCGGCTCTACATACGCGCCCTCTACCTGGCCTTTCGCGTCCTCACCAACCTCCGCCCCACCCAACTCCCGGACTTTGCGCAAGCCTTCCAATCCGCCGGCCTCCACCGCATTGCCCAGCACCATCGCCTCTTCGGCCTCCTCACCACCGAACTCTGGACCCAACCCTGA
- a CDS encoding M1 family metallopeptidase, which produces MRPLFTAATLLFVAFAAKPGHAQSIATNSPTPLSTRVVAYNLDAKVDMDKKALDATETLTYKNLTGQPLTTFPFHLYLNAFRPESSFTSETHFGGGIRDSESANDYPAKKLGGITIASIAADGMGDLTKSMHFTAPDDNNQNDHTVAEIALPRPLAPGDSITFHIAFHDQFPESIARNGYKRDFLMGGQWYPKLGVFWHGAWNCHQYHSTTEFFSDFATFNVRLTLPRRFTVGASGVPTGDQANSDGTKTLSFYGEDIGDFAFAASPHFTVTDGTFLSSLGPVQVHVLALAAHPDAGQRYLKILLASLDQFDKRYGPYPYKVLTLIDPEPDSQIGGMEYPTLVTGDTNVWDPSHVTELTAEHEFGHQYWYGMVATNEFEDAWLDEGINSYTEVNVLAAILGPRTSFFQHRWANAGDAELQYLQYISEPDYDPVTRHAWQFRNAASYGGVTYGKTATLLKTLEGIVGRDTMDEAMRTYFMRYRFTHPTSEDFLHTIEDVAIKRGKATALASIPGTSPTATQPSTQLYGLTAQPNSLIGAGVNLGQYQAVMNTPGQPNINVGSTLRPFFNQAVYGTRILDFAVDKVTSDPAQWWKAEHGQTQFLDTVTLHRLGDFQLPVTVEIVFEDGTKLRETWDCTHDINDRWHTFTYTRGSKVLSAELDPDHTVSLDRDHFNDSYTTKANHVPAHKLTNIYASALQFASQLAGWLV; this is translated from the coding sequence ATGCGACCTCTCTTCACCGCCGCGACCCTCCTTTTCGTCGCCTTCGCAGCCAAACCCGGTCACGCCCAGAGCATCGCCACCAACTCTCCAACGCCTCTCTCCACGCGCGTCGTCGCCTACAATCTCGACGCCAAGGTGGACATGGACAAGAAGGCCCTGGACGCGACCGAGACCCTGACCTACAAGAACCTCACCGGCCAGCCCCTCACCACCTTCCCCTTCCACCTCTATCTCAACGCCTTCCGGCCTGAGTCCTCCTTTACGTCCGAGACTCACTTCGGCGGAGGCATCCGCGATTCCGAATCCGCCAATGACTATCCCGCGAAGAAGCTCGGGGGCATCACCATCGCCAGCATCGCGGCGGACGGCATGGGCGATCTCACCAAGTCCATGCACTTCACCGCTCCTGACGACAACAACCAGAACGACCACACCGTCGCTGAAATAGCTCTGCCCCGGCCCCTAGCACCCGGCGACTCCATCACCTTCCACATCGCCTTCCACGACCAGTTTCCGGAGTCCATCGCGCGCAACGGCTACAAGCGCGACTTCCTCATGGGCGGCCAGTGGTACCCCAAGCTCGGCGTCTTCTGGCACGGTGCGTGGAACTGCCACCAGTACCACTCCACCACCGAGTTCTTCTCGGACTTCGCCACCTTCAATGTCCGCCTGACGCTGCCGCGCCGCTTCACCGTCGGTGCCTCCGGCGTGCCCACCGGCGACCAGGCCAACTCCGACGGCACCAAAACCCTGAGCTTCTACGGCGAAGACATCGGCGACTTCGCCTTCGCCGCCAGCCCGCACTTCACGGTCACCGACGGCACCTTTCTTTCCTCGCTCGGCCCCGTGCAGGTCCACGTCCTGGCGCTTGCCGCCCATCCCGACGCCGGTCAGCGCTACCTCAAGATCCTCCTCGCCTCGCTCGACCAGTTCGACAAGCGTTACGGACCCTACCCCTACAAGGTCCTCACCCTCATCGACCCCGAACCCGACTCGCAGATCGGCGGCATGGAGTACCCCACGCTCGTCACCGGCGACACCAACGTCTGGGACCCAAGCCACGTCACCGAGCTCACCGCCGAGCATGAGTTCGGACATCAGTACTGGTACGGCATGGTCGCCACCAACGAGTTTGAGGACGCGTGGCTCGACGAAGGCATCAACTCCTACACCGAGGTCAACGTTCTCGCCGCGATCCTTGGCCCCCGCACCAGCTTCTTCCAGCACCGTTGGGCCAACGCCGGCGACGCCGAGCTCCAGTACCTGCAGTACATCAGCGAGCCCGACTACGACCCCGTCACCCGCCACGCCTGGCAGTTCCGCAACGCAGCCTCCTACGGCGGCGTGACCTACGGCAAGACCGCCACCCTCCTCAAGACGCTTGAAGGCATCGTCGGCCGCGACACCATGGACGAGGCCATGCGCACCTACTTCATGCGCTATCGCTTCACCCACCCCACCTCGGAAGACTTCCTCCACACCATCGAAGATGTCGCCATCAAGCGCGGCAAGGCCACAGCCCTGGCCTCCATTCCCGGAACCTCACCGACTGCAACCCAGCCCTCCACCCAGCTCTACGGCCTGACCGCGCAGCCCAACAGCCTCATCGGAGCCGGCGTCAACCTCGGCCAATACCAGGCCGTCATGAACACCCCCGGCCAGCCCAACATCAACGTAGGTTCCACCCTCCGGCCGTTCTTCAACCAGGCCGTCTACGGCACCCGCATCCTCGACTTTGCCGTCGACAAGGTCACCTCAGACCCCGCACAGTGGTGGAAGGCCGAGCACGGCCAGACCCAGTTTCTCGATACCGTCACCCTCCACCGGCTCGGGGACTTCCAGCTCCCCGTCACGGTCGAGATCGTCTTTGAAGACGGCACCAAGCTCCGCGAGACCTGGGACTGCACCCACGATATCAACGACCGCTGGCACACCTTCACCTACACCCGCGGCTCCAAAGTCCTCTCCGCCGAGCTCGACCCCGACCACACCGTCAGCCTGGACCGCGATCACTTCAACGACAGCTACACCACCAAGGCGAACCACGTTCCCGCCCACAAGCTGACCAACATCTACGCGAGCGCACTTCAGTTCGCCTCACAACTCGCAGGCTGGCTCGTCTAG
- a CDS encoding BON domain-containing protein — protein MSNLTCRTLVLATALAAGLSGCKSKPTASAPDDAALSSAINAQLIADTAINNQPIQGSVQDGVATLTGSVANDAQKTIASRDASSIQGVRSVVNNLQVGAPYAGQPAAPAPTATVVAPPPPPPARLAESRKPTAMVPQLKPQPRQSAPVQRDFPQDVPMPPVASNQPAPVFTAPPPPPPPPRPTFRDVTVPSATTLPVRITQTLDSATTQAGETFSGTLAADVMIEDQVVLPAGTAVSGRVDAVQEAAHFKGNSLLTVSLTSVRPRGASLPVTSEPYSVEGKGRGKNTAEKTGGGAAVGAILGGIFGGGKGAAIGAVTGGGLGAGSNAITKGQQVQIPSETVVRFHTDSPITVHVRVGGPRGNEDVDPSLQHRPSN, from the coding sequence ATGTCTAATCTCACCTGCCGCACTCTCGTCCTGGCGACGGCCTTGGCCGCCGGCCTCAGCGGCTGCAAATCGAAGCCCACGGCCAGTGCGCCCGACGATGCTGCCCTCTCGTCCGCCATCAACGCCCAGCTCATCGCTGATACTGCCATCAACAACCAGCCCATCCAGGGCTCCGTGCAGGATGGCGTCGCCACCCTGACAGGCTCCGTCGCCAACGACGCGCAGAAGACCATTGCCTCCCGTGACGCGTCCAGCATCCAGGGCGTCCGCAGTGTGGTAAACAACCTGCAGGTCGGCGCTCCTTATGCCGGGCAGCCGGCAGCTCCTGCTCCGACCGCCACCGTCGTCGCCCCGCCGCCGCCGCCGCCGGCCCGCCTGGCTGAATCGCGCAAGCCCACGGCGATGGTTCCCCAACTCAAGCCGCAGCCGCGCCAGTCCGCTCCGGTCCAGCGGGACTTCCCCCAGGACGTCCCGATGCCGCCCGTCGCGTCCAACCAGCCGGCACCGGTCTTCACGGCGCCACCACCCCCGCCGCCACCGCCCCGGCCCACCTTCCGCGACGTCACCGTTCCCTCCGCGACCACGCTTCCCGTCCGCATTACCCAGACGCTGGACAGCGCTACCACCCAAGCCGGCGAGACCTTCAGCGGCACCCTCGCGGCAGACGTCATGATTGAAGACCAGGTGGTCCTGCCTGCAGGCACCGCCGTTTCGGGCCGCGTCGACGCAGTGCAGGAAGCCGCCCACTTCAAAGGCAACTCACTGCTGACCGTATCGCTGACCAGTGTCCGGCCACGTGGCGCCAGCCTGCCCGTTACCTCTGAGCCCTACTCCGTAGAGGGCAAGGGCCGCGGCAAGAACACGGCGGAGAAGACCGGCGGCGGCGCAGCCGTAGGCGCCATCCTCGGCGGCATCTTCGGCGGAGGCAAAGGCGCAGCCATCGGAGCCGTCACCGGCGGTGGACTGGGCGCGGGGTCAAACGCCATCACCAAAGGCCAGCAGGTTCAGATTCCGTCAGAGACCGTCGTCCGCTTCCATACAGACAGCCCGATTACCGTCCATGTGAGAGTCGGCGGCCCCCGCGGCAACGAGGACGTCGACCCATCCCTGCAGCACCGGCCCAGCAATTAG
- a CDS encoding type II toxin-antitoxin system RelE/ParE family toxin, producing MKSTSLPTMKRMDVVFFRTAAGGEPVREWLRNLEPVEDRKRIGMDIQTVEFGWPVGMPTCRALKDGLYEVRTNLTHGRIARVLFYIDSRERMVLLHGFIKKTQKTPDEDMDLARKNKRLHQQK from the coding sequence GTGAAATCCACTTCACTACCAACGATGAAGCGGATGGACGTGGTCTTTTTCCGCACCGCGGCTGGTGGTGAACCTGTACGCGAATGGCTCAGGAATTTGGAACCGGTCGAAGATCGGAAACGAATTGGAATGGACATACAAACAGTGGAGTTTGGATGGCCCGTCGGCATGCCCACTTGCCGTGCATTGAAAGACGGCCTATATGAAGTCCGCACGAATTTGACACATGGAAGAATCGCTCGCGTCTTGTTCTATATCGACTCACGAGAGCGAATGGTTCTGCTTCATGGCTTCATCAAGAAGACACAGAAAACACCGGATGAGGATATGGACCTTGCACGAAAGAACAAACGGCTGCACCAACAGAAATGA
- a CDS encoding 1,4-alpha-glucan branching protein domain-containing protein has translation MNQSEKPRPEGFLTLTLHAHLPYVVNHGTWPHGLEWLHEAAAETYLPLLRVLGRLEKDGIGLHCNLVITPVLMEQLAHPVFLAEFPNYLTRKIVAAREDEAFFTQSGESHYAETARFWHRFFTQALDDFNTLDGSILGAFRRFHEKGLIEIITCCATHGYLPLLGTDESVRAQIRTAVTTHKRHIGEHPKGIWVPECGYRPAGYWNYPVNNQDGSHIAGGFTRIGVEQALSESDIKFFFVDTHLVEESAQIDSPYSGGNRHLATHPRITPQDPRSLYQPYYVTPYNNEATQNTVTVFPRDPRTGVQVWSGESGYPGDSNYLDFHKKRWPGGHRYWRVTGPQVDMGNKEPYYPQDAAARIQSHASHFVHLIHEALAEARKGSAPDAPPPILCAPFDAELFGHWWFEGPQWLEAVARTLHDYPTGLELTTCSTYLDQYPRAGSIAMHEGSWGAEGTNEVWLNPETSWTYTHIYPAELYVRQVCTGSQWRSSELATRIVQQLCRELLLLESSDWQFLITTGAARDYAELRFMTHNDQYLELKGIWEAYSADGQLNEHQSGRLAAIEQRDSIFADLDPAFWAAGASEPGA, from the coding sequence ATGAACCAATCTGAAAAGCCGCGGCCGGAAGGCTTCCTCACCCTGACCCTTCACGCGCATCTGCCGTATGTCGTCAACCACGGCACATGGCCCCATGGCCTGGAGTGGCTGCACGAAGCTGCCGCCGAGACCTATCTCCCGCTGCTCCGCGTGCTCGGGCGGCTGGAGAAAGATGGTATCGGCCTGCACTGCAATCTCGTCATTACGCCGGTGCTGATGGAGCAGCTTGCCCATCCGGTCTTCCTGGCCGAGTTCCCCAATTATCTGACCCGCAAAATCGTCGCCGCACGCGAGGACGAAGCCTTCTTCACCCAGTCCGGCGAGTCCCACTACGCCGAGACGGCACGCTTCTGGCATCGCTTCTTCACCCAGGCGCTCGACGACTTCAACACCCTGGACGGCAGCATCCTCGGAGCCTTCCGCCGCTTCCACGAAAAAGGTCTGATCGAGATCATCACCTGCTGCGCGACGCACGGCTATCTGCCCTTGCTCGGCACAGACGAGAGCGTCCGCGCGCAGATCCGCACCGCCGTCACAACCCATAAACGCCACATCGGCGAGCATCCCAAAGGCATCTGGGTCCCGGAGTGCGGCTACCGCCCCGCCGGCTACTGGAACTACCCGGTAAACAACCAGGACGGCTCGCACATCGCCGGCGGCTTCACGCGCATCGGCGTCGAGCAGGCGCTCTCCGAGTCGGACATCAAGTTCTTCTTCGTGGACACCCATCTCGTCGAGGAGTCCGCCCAGATCGATTCGCCCTACAGCGGCGGCAACCGCCACCTCGCCACCCATCCCCGCATCACCCCACAGGACCCTCGCTCCCTCTATCAGCCTTACTACGTCACACCCTATAACAACGAAGCCACCCAGAATACAGTCACCGTTTTCCCGCGCGACCCGCGCACCGGCGTCCAGGTCTGGTCCGGCGAAAGTGGATACCCCGGCGACAGCAACTACCTCGACTTCCATAAGAAGCGCTGGCCCGGCGGTCATCGCTACTGGCGCGTCACCGGTCCGCAGGTCGATATGGGCAACAAGGAGCCATACTACCCGCAGGACGCCGCGGCCCGCATCCAAAGCCACGCCTCGCACTTCGTTCACCTCATCCATGAGGCGTTGGCGGAGGCTCGGAAGGGTTCTGCTCCGGATGCTCCCCCGCCCATCCTCTGCGCGCCGTTCGACGCTGAGCTCTTCGGCCACTGGTGGTTTGAAGGTCCGCAGTGGCTTGAAGCCGTCGCTCGTACCCTGCACGACTACCCCACAGGCCTCGAGCTCACCACCTGCTCCACGTATCTCGACCAGTATCCGCGCGCCGGCTCTATCGCCATGCATGAAGGCTCCTGGGGCGCGGAGGGCACCAACGAGGTCTGGCTCAACCCCGAAACCTCCTGGACCTACACCCACATCTACCCGGCCGAGCTTTACGTCCGCCAGGTCTGCACCGGCAGCCAGTGGCGCAGCTCTGAACTCGCCACCCGCATCGTCCAGCAGCTGTGCCGCGAGCTTCTGCTGCTAGAATCCTCCGACTGGCAGTTCCTCATCACCACCGGGGCCGCACGCGACTACGCCGAGCTCCGCTTCATGACGCACAACGACCAGTACCTGGAGCTGAAGGGCATCTGGGAGGCCTACTCAGCGGACGGTCAGCTCAACGAACACCAGAGCGGTCGTCTCGCGGCAATCGAGCAACGGGACAGCATCTTTGCCGATCTCGACCCCGCCTTCTGGGCCGCCGGGGCGAGCGAACCTGGCGCATAA
- a CDS encoding YtxH domain-containing protein gives MSEDNGTSGLGWFLAGLGIGALVGVLYAPKSGSETRSDLIASAQDAKEKAAALAQQGVDRANGYVDQGKQVAGEYVDKGKEYYERGRSQWTQYVEKGKDLVQDQQDKVQAAIDAGKEAYASKTAEQEG, from the coding sequence ATGTCTGAAGATAACGGAACGAGCGGACTTGGTTGGTTTTTGGCAGGACTTGGCATCGGTGCGCTCGTGGGCGTTCTTTATGCGCCGAAGTCGGGTTCGGAGACGCGCAGCGATCTGATCGCCAGCGCGCAGGATGCAAAGGAAAAGGCAGCGGCGCTGGCACAACAGGGCGTTGATCGCGCCAACGGCTACGTCGACCAGGGCAAGCAGGTTGCCGGCGAGTACGTCGATAAGGGCAAGGAGTACTACGAGCGCGGCCGCTCGCAGTGGACCCAGTATGTCGAGAAGGGCAAGGACCTCGTGCAGGATCAGCAGGACAAGGTTCAGGCCGCCATCGACGCAGGCAAGGAAGCCTATGCCAGCAAGACCGCCGAGCAGGAAGGCTAG
- the ppx gene encoding exopolyphosphatase, which produces MPTFAAIDIGSNSCRLKIASVVQHKLKTLHEDREVTRLGESVFQTGVISPEAMADTVKALKRFRKACQTHVCDKVRVVATSAMRDARNSQAFREWVKSSTGWDVEIISGLEEGRLIHLGVVTYEPGAKGRVVLIDLGGGSCEVTLSDGGRVKEMVSLPLGAVRLQQEFLQQDPPAKEDVGRLKQFIDRELKRAEKRLGHPQVQLVVATSGTAAALAEASVAMGIGKVPVKKTVPKGFEKVKVMEAATEDVRRLADKLLKLNNTQRAAVPGINARRSEIIVGGAQVYATLLERFGFKGFRYSPLGLRDGMLAQMLGEVDLRAEVHAKIESERWSGVLEVCKRYGIDQKKAEPVRAHVVQLFDSLQRVHELPMEYRLWVQAAAMMQEVGKFMNHQGHHRHTQYIVANSEIFGFSPEQRLIVSAITRYLGKTRPDAMDRTMRLLPVEEHQNVQRAVVLLRLAAALNQDRASAVVGLKTTVYPKRIVMDILPGRGGAALEGWALKKEANYFREVFRRELFVEVA; this is translated from the coding sequence ATGCCTACTTTTGCTGCAATTGATATCGGGTCAAACTCGTGCCGGCTGAAGATTGCGTCGGTGGTGCAGCACAAGCTGAAGACGCTGCATGAGGATCGTGAGGTAACGCGGCTGGGTGAGAGCGTGTTCCAGACGGGCGTCATCTCGCCTGAGGCGATGGCGGATACGGTGAAGGCGCTGAAGCGCTTTCGCAAGGCCTGCCAGACGCATGTGTGCGACAAGGTGCGCGTAGTGGCGACGAGCGCGATGCGCGATGCGCGAAACTCGCAGGCGTTCCGGGAGTGGGTGAAGTCTTCCACGGGCTGGGATGTGGAGATCATCTCCGGACTGGAAGAGGGTCGGCTGATCCACCTGGGGGTGGTGACGTACGAGCCGGGAGCCAAGGGGCGGGTGGTGCTGATCGACCTGGGCGGCGGAAGCTGCGAGGTGACGCTGTCCGATGGCGGCCGGGTGAAGGAGATGGTGAGCCTGCCGCTGGGTGCGGTGCGGTTGCAGCAGGAGTTTCTGCAGCAGGACCCTCCGGCGAAGGAGGATGTGGGGCGGCTGAAGCAGTTTATCGACCGTGAACTGAAGCGGGCGGAGAAGCGGCTGGGGCATCCGCAGGTGCAGCTTGTGGTGGCGACCTCCGGGACGGCGGCGGCGCTGGCAGAGGCCAGTGTGGCGATGGGGATCGGCAAGGTGCCGGTGAAGAAGACGGTGCCGAAGGGCTTTGAGAAGGTGAAGGTGATGGAGGCGGCGACCGAGGATGTTCGGCGGCTGGCGGATAAGCTGCTGAAGCTGAACAACACGCAGCGGGCTGCTGTTCCGGGGATCAATGCTCGACGCAGCGAGATCATTGTGGGCGGCGCGCAGGTCTATGCAACGCTGTTGGAGCGGTTTGGGTTCAAAGGCTTTCGCTACTCGCCGCTGGGGCTTCGGGACGGGATGCTGGCGCAGATGCTGGGTGAGGTGGACCTGCGTGCGGAGGTTCACGCCAAGATCGAAAGTGAGCGCTGGAGCGGGGTGCTGGAGGTCTGCAAGCGGTACGGGATCGACCAGAAGAAGGCGGAGCCGGTGCGGGCGCATGTGGTGCAGTTGTTTGACTCGCTGCAGCGGGTGCATGAGCTGCCGATGGAGTACAGGCTGTGGGTGCAGGCGGCGGCGATGATGCAGGAGGTGGGCAAGTTCATGAACCACCAGGGGCATCATCGGCATACGCAGTATATTGTGGCGAACTCTGAGATCTTTGGGTTTTCGCCGGAGCAGCGGCTGATTGTGAGCGCGATTACGCGATACCTGGGCAAGACGCGGCCGGATGCGATGGATCGCACCATGCGTCTGCTGCCGGTGGAGGAGCACCAGAACGTTCAGCGCGCGGTGGTTCTGCTGCGGCTGGCGGCTGCGCTGAATCAGGACAGGGCGAGCGCGGTAGTGGGGCTGAAGACGACCGTCTATCCGAAGCGGATTGTCATGGATATCCTGCCAGGCCGCGGCGGCGCGGCGCTGGAAGGATGGGCTCTGAAGAAGGAGGCGAACTACTTTCGCGAGGTCTTCCGGCGGGAGCTCTTCGTCGAAGTGGCGTAG
- the mnmA gene encoding tRNA 2-thiouridine(34) synthase MnmA, whose product MSDLSQIPETIAVAMSGGVDSSAVAALLHEQGYDLIGLTLQLWNQRRLAGHEGMPESVQGRCCSIDDVYDARRVAEKIGIPYYLVNQQERFEADVVKPFVSEYLAGRTPIPCTLCNNHLKFDQLLLTARQVGATKIATGHYARNRFDEATGRWILSRPADRSKDQTYFLFGLTQDQLAHTLFPLGEMQKPAVRVMATEAGLDVAAKPDSQEICFIPGGDYQTFLRAYLDEQGEELPDSSGELVTSSGEVVGRHTGIHNFTVGQRKGLGLTSANPLYVLAIHPDSHQVQVGSDAELMTRELRANRLNWISIPEITEPIRVLAKVRHRHEPQPATLSSGGIGPDGDPIAIAIFDEPQRAITPGQAAIFYREDDVVGGGWII is encoded by the coding sequence ATGTCAGATCTCAGCCAAATACCCGAAACCATCGCCGTAGCCATGTCCGGGGGAGTCGATTCCTCTGCCGTCGCCGCCCTTCTGCATGAGCAGGGCTACGATCTCATCGGCCTCACGCTTCAGCTCTGGAATCAGCGCCGCCTGGCCGGGCATGAGGGTATGCCGGAGTCCGTGCAGGGACGCTGCTGCTCGATCGACGACGTCTACGACGCGCGGCGGGTGGCGGAGAAGATCGGGATTCCGTACTACCTCGTCAACCAGCAGGAGCGCTTCGAGGCTGACGTCGTCAAGCCCTTCGTCAGCGAGTATCTCGCCGGGCGCACGCCGATTCCCTGCACGCTCTGCAACAACCACCTGAAGTTCGACCAGCTCCTGCTGACCGCGCGGCAGGTGGGTGCGACCAAGATCGCCACCGGCCACTACGCGCGTAATCGCTTCGATGAGGCCACAGGCCGCTGGATCCTTTCGCGCCCCGCCGACCGGTCTAAAGATCAGACTTATTTCCTGTTTGGGCTCACGCAGGATCAGCTTGCCCATACCCTGTTCCCGCTGGGCGAGATGCAGAAGCCTGCCGTGCGCGTCATGGCGACGGAGGCTGGGCTCGATGTAGCCGCCAAGCCCGATTCGCAGGAGATATGCTTCATCCCCGGCGGCGACTACCAGACCTTCCTCCGCGCCTACCTGGATGAGCAGGGCGAGGAGCTTCCGGACAGCTCCGGCGAACTCGTGACCTCATCCGGCGAGGTCGTGGGTCGTCATACCGGCATCCACAACTTCACTGTAGGACAGCGCAAGGGACTCGGGTTGACGAGTGCGAATCCGCTCTACGTTCTGGCGATTCATCCCGACTCGCACCAGGTTCAGGTTGGCTCGGACGCGGAGTTGATGACGCGCGAACTGCGTGCCAATCGCCTCAACTGGATCTCCATCCCGGAGATTACTGAACCCATCCGCGTGCTGGCCAAGGTCCGCCATCGCCATGAGCCGCAGCCCGCCACCCTATCCTCCGGCGGCATCGGGCCGGACGGCGATCCTATCGCCATTGCCATCTTCGACGAGCCCCAACGTGCAATCACCCCCGGCCAGGCCGCCATCTTCTATCGGGAAGATGACGTGGTCGGGGGTGGCTGGATTATCTAA
- a CDS encoding SixA phosphatase family protein, giving the protein MNLFILRHASAGTKRVNPLLDLKRPLDKEGKQHCLQLAHTLNALKINFDLVVSSPLKRALQTAQLVATETGYEAKILLSNGLAPEATVADFERLLTECRGRENLLLVGHNPNLQQFLSSLLVRQAAQPAPGQETAPKIRLRKGSLARLSITRGPATLQSLLDPRTIRALYATSTKSSRRKTSRK; this is encoded by the coding sequence ATGAATTTGTTTATCCTTCGGCATGCCAGCGCAGGCACCAAGCGCGTCAATCCTCTCCTCGATCTGAAGCGGCCGCTCGACAAGGAAGGCAAGCAGCACTGTCTCCAGTTGGCCCACACCCTCAACGCACTCAAGATCAACTTCGATCTCGTCGTCTCGAGCCCGCTCAAGCGCGCCCTCCAGACCGCGCAGCTCGTCGCCACGGAGACCGGCTACGAGGCCAAGATCCTGCTCTCGAATGGCCTCGCGCCAGAGGCCACCGTCGCTGACTTCGAGCGCCTGCTCACCGAGTGCCGCGGCCGCGAAAACCTACTCCTCGTCGGGCACAATCCGAACCTCCAGCAGTTCTTAAGCTCGCTCCTCGTCCGCCAAGCCGCACAACCGGCTCCCGGTCAGGAGACCGCACCCAAGATCCGCCTGCGCAAAGGTTCGCTGGCCCGCCTCTCCATCACCCGCGGCCCCGCCACCCTGCAGTCGCTGCTGGACCCCCGCACCATCCGCGCCCTCTACGCCACTTCGACGAAGAGCTCCCGCCGGAAGACCTCGCGAAAGTAG
- a CDS encoding XRE family transcriptional regulator, producing MSKEKQPESIHTGSTFESFLEEEGIRNEVEGAAIKRVLAWQFEQAMEKQKKTKQTMARELKTSRSQLDRLLDPTNTAVSLETLTRAANVLGKRLVFEIRDHAPVKKPRTHSATATIEA from the coding sequence ATGAGTAAAGAGAAACAACCCGAATCCATCCACACCGGCTCGACTTTCGAGTCGTTCCTTGAAGAGGAAGGAATCCGAAATGAGGTTGAAGGTGCAGCTATCAAGCGCGTCTTGGCCTGGCAGTTCGAGCAAGCCATGGAGAAGCAAAAGAAGACCAAGCAGACCATGGCACGAGAACTGAAGACGAGCAGGTCTCAGCTTGACCGTCTGCTCGACCCCACCAACACTGCGGTTTCTCTGGAGACGTTGACCCGGGCTGCAAATGTTTTGGGAAAACGCCTCGTCTTCGAGATTCGCGATCATGCTCCGGTCAAGAAACCCCGGACGCATTCTGCCACTGCCACCATCGAAGCGTAA